AGGAAGGCTATTCAAGTGGCACCTTCAATGTGCTGTCTTTCCCGGCAATTGTCGCAACTGGATATCTTTTAATGCGGATTGGCCGGACGCTACGGCGCTATGTCCAGAGTCAGTCAAACACCGATACGAAGACATTCCGGGAACGTGCCGTGTTGTTGATGGGGCAAGCCTGTGCGGCTGTTGGTGTCGCAGCGCCTGTACTGGCCGCAATAGGATATTCAACACTGGCCTCGTCGATCCTGTTCCCCATGGTGTTGACCATGGGTATGATCGCGATACTGGCCCTGCTGCATGTCTTCTTGATCAGTGTTTATGGGGTCGTGCGTAAGATCGATGAAAACGAAGCAGATCAGGCGCTGTTGCCTGTCCTGATGACGTCGGTTCTAGTGCTTTTGTCGTTGCCGATCATGGCCCTGATCTGGGGCGTGCGCCCCACCGAATTGTCCGAGCTTTGGACCACATTCCAGCAAGGGTTCCAGCTGGGCGAAGCGCGGATAACGCCGCGCACGTTCATTGTTTTTGCGATGATTTTCGGCGTCGGTTATGTCGCCACGCGAGCCACTCAGTCGGCGCTGCGAAGTTCGATCCTGCCGAAAACCAAGCTGGACAAGGGTGGACAGAATGCCATCGCTGTTGGTGTAGGGTATCTGGGCATCTTCCTTGCTGCCGTCATCGCCATTACGACGGCTGGCATTGACCTGAGTTCGATCGCGATCATTGCCGGTGCCCTGTCGGTGGGCATCGGTTTTGGTCTTCAAACCATCGTGTCCAATTTTGTCTCGGGTATCATTCTTCTGATCGAACGCCCGATCTCGGAAGGAGATTGGATCGAAGTTGGCGGTCAAATGGGTTATGTGCGCGATATATCCGTGCGTGCCACTCGGATCGAAACGTTTGATCGCACCGATGTGATCCTGCCCAACAGTGATCTGGTGTCCGGCGTGGTGACGAATTACACCCGCGGGAATTCGATCGGCCGTGTGATCATCGCGGTCGGTGTCGCCTACGGATCGGACACAAGGCGGATTGAGGCCATTCTGCGCGAAATCGCCGAGAACCACCCTATGGTCACGGTTGATCCGGCCCCGTCGGTGGTTTTTCAGGGGTTTGGTGCGGACAGTCTGGATTTCGAAATCCGGGCAATCCTGAGCGATGTAAACTACATGATGTCGGTGAAAAGTGAGATCAATCATGAAATCGCCCGACGCTTCGTAGAAGAAGGCATCGAGATCCCGTTTGCTCAGCGCGACATCTGGTTGCGTAATCCCGAAGCCCTAGTCGGTCGATCCGCGGCGCCCCCCAAAGCTGAAGCGACCGAAGCGACAGGCGCGTCAGAAACGCCTCTTGCTGCTTCATTGCCCAAAGATGTGCTGACCGCCGAGGATATGGCGAACAGCCAAAGCAAGGATGATGATGCGGGAGAGGGTGATGACTGACGGGTTGTTTCGGCAAGACGCCTATCTGCAACAGGCGACCGGACAGGTTCTGTCACATGCCGAACGCGGGGTGGTTCTTGACCAGTCTTTGTTCTATCCAAACGGGGGTGGCCAACCGGGGGACCGCGGCACCCTGAATTGGGATGGCGGTTCAATGATCGTGGTCAATACACTGAAGGAGGACGGGGACGACATCGCCCTTGTGCCTGACGAAGGGGCCACACTTCCGCCCATAGGCTCGCAAGTCACACAATCGCTTGATTGGGATCAGCGGTTGCGACATATGCGGATGCACACGGCGCTGCATCTTCTGTCAGTGGTCATTCCCTTGCCCGTCACAGGCGGCCAGATCGGAGCGCAGAAATCGCGCCTTGATTTCGCGATGGAGGAGCCGCCCGAGGATAAACAAGCGTTGGAAGATGCGCTGAACGCGCTGATTGCCCGCGACTTGGAAGTTTCAGAGCGTTGGATCACTGACGCCGAGCTCGATGCAAATCCCGGGCTGGTGAAAACCATGTCCGTTCAACCACCGAAAGGGGCAGGGCGCGTGCGTCTTATGCGGATTGGTATCGGGGATGAACAGGTTGATCTACAGCCTTGCGGTGGCACCCATGTTCGCCGCACCTCGGAAATTGGACCGGTCCGCTTTGGTAAGGTCGAAAAGAAAAGTCGCCTGAATCGTCGGTTCAGCATACATCTGGCGGACTGATCAAGGCGTCGATACAGAGGCGTATGACCGGGAAAACAAAGGGCACAACCGGCTGCGCCACAATCCTTCTGGAAAAACACAATGACGGCTTGAACCCGCTTGGGTTTTTGCTGTAGCAACGCCCTCGGAGCGGTGGCCGAGTGGTCGAAGGCGCACGCCTGGAAAGTGTGTAGGCGGGGAACCGTCTCGAGGGTTCGAATCCCTTCCGCTCCGCCACTTACCCCAGCCTCTTTCAGTAATCGGCCTATTTCGCTGTTTTCTGCCGGTTTTACGGGGGCTTGGACCGTGGCATTTCCCAGAGAGACGGCCGTTTTGACGTTGTTTAGGGCGATTTCTCAGAGTCGGCATTGTCAGATAAAACCAACTTGGGACGGTTATATGGTTTCGTAGCCTGCAGCTACGACAAAACGTTCGCCTTTTTGCTATTTCAAAACCAGCCCGGAAATCATCCGCTTAGCGGTGATGCTCTATGACAGGTTTCCTCCTTCGCTTAGAAATGTAGAAGACCTGCTGCATGAACGATGCATTGATGTCAGCCATGAAACCGTCCGTTTCTGGTGGAATAGATTTGGTACATTGTTTGTGTCTGAAATTCGCCGAAAGTGGATCAACGGGATGCGGTGTTACTCGAATTGGCGATGGCATCTTGATGAGGTTTTCGTGAAGATGAACGGAGCGCAGTCCTTCCTTTGGCGGGCTGTAGACCACGAAGGCGAAGTGTTGGAAAGCTATGTCACGAAGCGCCGTGATCGCACTGCGGCCATTAAAAGCGATGAAACAATATGGCCAGCCTGAGCTCGTGGTCACTGATAGATTGAGCTCATTTGGTGTCGCAATGAAGGTCGTCGGCAATGCCACCAGGCAGAAAACGGGGCGCTGGAAGATCAATCGCGCTGAGAATTCGCACTTACCGTTTCGACGAAGGGAACGTTCGATGTACCGATTGCGTCGGATGCGAAGTCTGCAGAAGTTTGTCTCCGTTCACGCATTCATTTTCAACTACTTCAATCAGGACCGCAGCCTCTCAAAACGTGACCAATAAAAGTTGAACTGAACCGCAGCGCTCAACGTGTGGTGCGGTCTTGGCGCGGAATAAAGAACAGCTTCGCTGGCCTGGTAGTAACGAGTTCCAATTGGTCTCAAACCACAGAATGCTGTGTTGCAAAAAGTGCAAACTCAAGCTGAAAAGGATCAGTCGATCAACGGTGTTGGTTTCGCAAGCGTGATCAGATCAGCCGGATCGCTAATGGTAACGGTCGCCCCGTCGGTTTCGACTCCATAAGGCCGCAACGTTTTGAAGGCCCGCGACAGATTTTCTGCCGTCATGCCAAGACTAGACGCAAGCCGACGCTTTTCTATTGGCAGAGTGAACTCCACAGCGTTACCCGCCCGCTGTCGTTGGCGTAGAAGATAGTTTGCAAGCCGCTCAATCGCGCTCCGCAATTTGAGATTCTTGCTGCTTTTGACGACAGCCTGGTAGCTTTGTGCAAGGTCTTCGACGACGGCGTGTGCAAAGGCTATGTCTTCATTAAAAACCGCGCGCACATCCGATGACGGTAACATGACGACCGGGTTTTTTCCAGTGTGCGGGCAGACATAAGGCAAGGAGCATCGCGGATCGTGGCTGCAAGGATGAAGGTCGAGACAGGGCGCAAGATGGCCATGGTGCTCTCACGCTCGTTCCAATGTGCAAACAGTTCGACGCTGCCTTCTGAAAGATGGTTGATTTCTGTTCCGCAAACGATGTCGGCTTGGAACTCGTCGCAGATTAAGCGTGATCGCATGCTGCACTGCAGAAGGCAGCAGATTTGCATGTTACTGAAAGCTGGCGGAGACTATGCAAGTCAACAGCGTTCGGTCAGATGAAATATTTTGCGAAAAACATTGGGGAGAATTGGCGCGGCGGACGTGCATCTCTTCGCTTTCTGGCGGCTGCGCCAATCGTAAATGCGCAGGTCGCGCTCAGGGCAAAAGACCGCGAAGACGCGCGTGATATGTTCGCCCGGCATTTCCGTCGATTTCTCGACACTTGTCAGGTCAGCGTGTCCCTTGACGGCGAATTTCCTGAATCGGGGAAAGGCTGCATCCTTTGCTATAATGAGACGTCATTTGTAGATGTCGCGGCCTATTGTGTCTCGATGTGGCCTTATGTCGACCGTGCTGCGGCGGCTGATCTCTACGCTTATTTTCCTTTCGCCCGAGCGGCCTGTCGGAAAGCCGCGATCGAGATGGTCCCAAGGGGCAACCGCAAAGCCACAGATCAATTGCTGGAACGCATGGTCTCTGCAGCAAAACAGGGCGAGAGAGTTGCTTGGGGCGGCGAGGGGAGACTATCGGGAAAGGATGGCGTTGGCCGTTTCAAAATCGGCGCCAGTCTCATTGCGATCAGAGCTCAGGTGCCCGTGATCCCGGTGGTTTTTCAAGGAGGGCATCACGCTATGCCACTCGGTTCATTCCGTGCGCGTCCGGGCGAAGTCCGCATACGTTTTTGCAAGTCTGTGCCGACTGCGGGCTATGTCGAAGCTGATGCACGCGAATTTGCCGACAGATTGCAGACAAAATTTGTTCGCAACTATCGTCAACTGGCAGAGAAACGGCCGGTTCTCGCATAGCGTTTTGATCCAGATACCCCAAAAAAATTGCGCGTTTCGTCCCACAACGTTTTATTGGCATAATGCTCGGTATGGATCAGCTGTCAGCTGAATGTGTGCTATGCTTTCCCGCGATCATTGATTTTTACTGGAACGCCTCACAGCCCTTGACTGAATAGGCAAAGGACACCCTATGGACTATCTGCGAACCCCAGACGATCGGTTCCAGAATCTGGCAGATTTTGATTTTGCCCCCAATTACCTGACCGTAAATGGCGGGTTGCGGATGCACTATCTTGATGAAGGTCCGCCAGATGCCCATCCAATTCTCGTCATGCATGGCGAGCCTAGTTGGTGTTATCTTTACCGTCACATGATCCCGCCCTTCACCCAAGCGGGCCACCGCGTGGTGGCACCTGATCTCATCGGTTTCGGTCGGTCGGACAAGCCTGTGGCGCGTGAAGACTATACCTATCAGCGTCATTTGGACTGGATGACCGATTGTGTTACTCAATTGGATCTTCGCGAAATCACGCTGGTCTGCCAGGACTGGGGCGGATTGATCGGTCTTCGGCTTGTCGCGAACATGCCCGACCGGTTTGCACGGTTGGTGATCGCCAACACTGCATTGCCCACCGGTGACCATCCGGTTGGTGCGGCTTTTGAAAGCTGGCGCGACTATTCCCAGTGCGTGGAGGACTTCAATGCAGGTCGCATCGTGCGCAGCGGAACCGTGACAAAGCTCTCAGATGCCGAGGTTGCAGCTTACAATGCACCGTTTCCGGATGCGCGATATCAAGCAGGAGCACGCCAGTTTCCGCTGCTGGTGCCAGACAATCCTGATGACCCGGCGTCGGGTCCCAACCGGGCAGCTTGGGAGATCCTCTGCACCTTGCCGATCCCGGCGCTAACGGTCTTTGGCGCGGAAGACAAGATCATGGCCGGGGGCGAAAGAGTTTTCCAGAAATGCCTTCCGGGTGCCAAAGGGCAACGTCATCGCATTCTGCAAAACGCTGGCCATTTTCTTCAAGAAGATGTGCCCGTTGACCTTGCACAGGCGACACTTGATTTCATCGCCGCTACTTAACTTTCAAAACACAGCAATCGAAAGCCAGTGGGGTGGGTCCAGCGCAGGGCTGCATCGTTCTCCGGGCCGTTACCTGACTTCTTGAGGGCTGAGTATCCAATGTCAACGCGACAGGAAGATGCCCTCGATCGCGGACAATCCGCCTTCGATGTCCTCGACCACAACACGTTCCATCGCGGGGTCATCAGAGGAAAAATTTGCAATCCACTCGATCAGCAGGGATTCTCCGGGCTGAACCGAGAAGGTTGCCGTGAAATTCTCGATGGGCAAATTTGTACTGACCGTCTTGTAGGTGTAAGATAGCCCTTTCTCTTGGGCGATACGCTTTTGGGTCATTTGGTCGCCGGTCTCTGTCGTCAACACACGGACCAATGACCCGTCCATGACTTTCAGCGAACACGAGGATACCTTCGGGTGCCAATCATCTATGTCGCAGAAGTCGCCGATCAGATGCCAAACCTGCGGCGTGGCAGACGGGAGTTCAAGGGACCGCTTGACCTGGAAATCCGCTGACCACGCAGTTGTGGCGCAAAGCAGGCTGGCGGCAAGGCCGGAGAATTTGGAGATGGAAGTCATGGTGTTTCCTTTCAAAAGATAGAGATGCATGAGAATTCTCTTGCCTCACGGTGCGAGTCTTCGCAGGCTGAGTGGGGCATGGAGGCGGCTGAAATGTCCGGAGAAAGCCCTGAAAAAGATCTGAATTCAGCAGGCAGCATTCGGTTTGGTGACTTCGTGTACGCGGTCGAGACAGGGGAGTTGCTGGATGAAACCGGGCACCCGGTTCATCTGCGCCACCAAAGTTCCGAAGTGCTTGCCTTTCTGGTGGACCGGATGGGCGAGACCGTCTCGAAGGACGATCTGTTCGACAACGTCTGGGCCAGGAAGGCTGTGACCGACGACAGCCTGTCCCAGTGCATCGCTGATATCCGCAGGGCGCTGAACGATGCCGATCACAAGATCGTCCAAACCATTCCCAAGAAGGGATACAGACTGGTTCCGACCTCGTCTTCCGGTGAGGTTCCGCCGACGGCCTGGCTGTCCAAGGTTGCGCGCATGGGCGGTCCGAGGATTGCGGTTTTTGGCTTGATCGCAGCCGTTGCCCTGGTCTTTGTCGCCTTCTGGGGCCTGGGGCGCGAGCAGCACGCTTCGTCGGAAGACCTGCCGTTGCCCTCCAAGCCCTCCATTGCGGTCCTGGCGTTCGAAGACCTGAGCGTCGGCCCTGATGCCAATTATCTCAGCGACGCCATCGCCGAGGGGATCATCGTGGATTTGTCCCGCTATTCCGAGCTGTTTGTCATCGCGCGTAATTCGAGTTTCAGCTTTCGAGACAGCACCACTGACGTAAGCAAAATTTCCCGCGCGCTTGGCGTTCGCTATTTGCTGGAAGGCAGTCAACAAAAAAGTGGTAGTCAGCTGCGTGTGACCGTCCAGCTGATTGATGCCATTGAGGGCCGGAGCCTTTGGTCACACGTCTACAACAGCGATCTTGGCGATGTCTTTGCGATGCAGGATGAGATTGTGCAAAGAACCGTCGCAACCGTCGCCCAGAGAGTCATTAATTTCGAAGGTCAGAAAGCGATCAGGTCGGACGAGGCGAAACTGACGGCCCTGCTTCTGCATTGGAAAGCCCGTCAACACCTCTTTTCCTTCACCCCCGAAGGCAACGAAAAGGCCCGTCTGTCCAACCTGGCGGCTATCGAGGCAGACCCGACGCA
This DNA window, taken from Aliiroseovarius sp. F47248L, encodes the following:
- a CDS encoding DUF3772 domain-containing protein, whose amino-acid sequence is MTRLLTAAFAALLLLFAAFGAFAQDTAEPGAERVPAYVVKEDGSPDFAAWDRVADRAEQAIEQNRASDKVLDDLRLELTDWRNLFSEAQKDNSLRIDTLKTQLSTLGPEPETAGSEPAVLTQRRSELTTKLNAARLPVQEAEEAYSRADVLIGEIDSLMRSRQTDQMLALGPSPINLALWPQAFTDLKTTLDLAVSEVRENWGSDAQRQDLRADLPLTLLFLVVAILLLTRSRVWIMQLGNKVRERRHGSARGVIGFIVSIGQVLAPMIGIFVLMVALNLAGVLGLRGQVIADLLPWFGFSLFISLWIGTRLFATENISAPLIDLPRAALRTEARVNVALLGMLLGLWPILTSLSEQEGYSSGTFNVLSFPAIVATGYLLMRIGRTLRRYVQSQSNTDTKTFRERAVLLMGQACAAVGVAAPVLAAIGYSTLASSILFPMVLTMGMIAILALLHVFLISVYGVVRKIDENEADQALLPVLMTSVLVLLSLPIMALIWGVRPTELSELWTTFQQGFQLGEARITPRTFIVFAMIFGVGYVATRATQSALRSSILPKTKLDKGGQNAIAVGVGYLGIFLAAVIAITTAGIDLSSIAIIAGALSVGIGFGLQTIVSNFVSGIILLIERPISEGDWIEVGGQMGYVRDISVRATRIETFDRTDVILPNSDLVSGVVTNYTRGNSIGRVIIAVGVAYGSDTRRIEAILREIAENHPMVTVDPAPSVVFQGFGADSLDFEIRAILSDVNYMMSVKSEINHEIARRFVEEGIEIPFAQRDIWLRNPEALVGRSAAPPKAEATEATGASETPLAASLPKDVLTAEDMANSQSKDDDAGEGDD
- a CDS encoding alanyl-tRNA editing protein, translated to MTDGLFRQDAYLQQATGQVLSHAERGVVLDQSLFYPNGGGQPGDRGTLNWDGGSMIVVNTLKEDGDDIALVPDEGATLPPIGSQVTQSLDWDQRLRHMRMHTALHLLSVVIPLPVTGGQIGAQKSRLDFAMEEPPEDKQALEDALNALIARDLEVSERWITDAELDANPGLVKTMSVQPPKGAGRVRLMRIGIGDEQVDLQPCGGTHVRRTSEIGPVRFGKVEKKSRLNRRFSIHLAD
- a CDS encoding helix-turn-helix domain-containing protein, giving the protein MEFTLPIEKRRLASSLGMTAENLSRAFKTLRPYGVETDGATVTISDPADLITLAKPTPLID
- a CDS encoding lysophospholipid acyltransferase family protein, whose protein sequence is MKYFAKNIGENWRGGRASLRFLAAAPIVNAQVALRAKDREDARDMFARHFRRFLDTCQVSVSLDGEFPESGKGCILCYNETSFVDVAAYCVSMWPYVDRAAAADLYAYFPFARAACRKAAIEMVPRGNRKATDQLLERMVSAAKQGERVAWGGEGRLSGKDGVGRFKIGASLIAIRAQVPVIPVVFQGGHHAMPLGSFRARPGEVRIRFCKSVPTAGYVEADAREFADRLQTKFVRNYRQLAEKRPVLA
- a CDS encoding haloalkane dehalogenase, with the protein product MDYLRTPDDRFQNLADFDFAPNYLTVNGGLRMHYLDEGPPDAHPILVMHGEPSWCYLYRHMIPPFTQAGHRVVAPDLIGFGRSDKPVAREDYTYQRHLDWMTDCVTQLDLREITLVCQDWGGLIGLRLVANMPDRFARLVIANTALPTGDHPVGAAFESWRDYSQCVEDFNAGRIVRSGTVTKLSDAEVAAYNAPFPDARYQAGARQFPLLVPDNPDDPASGPNRAAWEILCTLPIPALTVFGAEDKIMAGGERVFQKCLPGAKGQRHRILQNAGHFLQEDVPVDLAQATLDFIAAT
- a CDS encoding SRPBCC family protein, with the protein product MTSISKFSGLAASLLCATTAWSADFQVKRSLELPSATPQVWHLIGDFCDIDDWHPKVSSCSLKVMDGSLVRVLTTETGDQMTQKRIAQEKGLSYTYKTVSTNLPIENFTATFSVQPGESLLIEWIANFSSDDPAMERVVVEDIEGGLSAIEGIFLSR
- a CDS encoding winged helix-turn-helix domain-containing protein; the encoded protein is MSGESPEKDLNSAGSIRFGDFVYAVETGELLDETGHPVHLRHQSSEVLAFLVDRMGETVSKDDLFDNVWARKAVTDDSLSQCIADIRRALNDADHKIVQTIPKKGYRLVPTSSSGEVPPTAWLSKVARMGGPRIAVFGLIAAVALVFVAFWGLGREQHASSEDLPLPSKPSIAVLAFEDLSVGPDANYLSDAIAEGIIVDLSRYSELFVIARNSSFSFRDSTTDVSKISRALGVRYLLEGSQQKSGSQLRVTVQLIDAIEGRSLWSHVYNSDLGDVFAMQDEIVQRTVATVAQRVINFEGQKAIRSDEAKLTALLLHWKARQHLFSFTPEGNEKARLSNLAAIEADPTQPYGYVGLTFVHINRYRWGWTDEDLIVELDAARRYARKAVQVAPEYYDAHTAMAYMHIQEGELGKSVARFRKALDLNPNDTSAMAALAEALTYGGRAEEAEDLMLRVVRLDPLHQDWIKWNLAWVQWHTRNCDDALETMNGMSEIPPMAYRVLAIIQMCRGNKDEARKAVEQLISFDPEYSLQDVLHNYEGKYVIDADLERVLNDLREAGLPE